The Pseudomonas sp. PDM14 genomic interval CGCATCAGCAGGTGGTGCCGGTGTCCTTCTTCGGCCTCGACTAGCCCTCACTCAGGAGACAGCCATGCGCCCGCTCGTCCCGCTAGACACGATCATCCTGCCCACGCCGCAGGCGGAACAGACCTACGACATCCTCATGCTGCAACGCGCGTTCCGCTTCCACGGCCTCAAACGCCTGCTCGGCGCCGCCGACATCAGCAAGGCCGGCGAGCGCGTGGCCGGCCTGGCCGCGGTCGATGAAGTGGAGCGCGAGGCGGCACGGGCGATTCTCTCCGGGTTGACCCTGCAGCACCTGTTCGACCACCCGCTGACCGACGCCCAGGGCCGCATCGACAGCGTCATGCGCATCAACTACCAGATCGACCACACAGTGTTCGCCGAGATCGCCGCACTGACCCTCGGCGAACTCAAGGACCGCCTGCTCGCCGCCAAGGGCCCGGAGATTCGCCGCATCGGCAGCGGCCTGACCGGGGTGATGGCCGCTGCGGTAGCCAAGCTGCTCGACGTGCACGAGCTGATCCTCCTGGCCAAGCGCCTCAAGCACGGCGCCGCGGCGCGGGCACGGACCCTGGTCGGCCTGCCCGGCACGCTGTCCTCGCGGCTGCAGCCCAACCACCCCACCGACAACCTGGCGGGCATGAGCCTGCTGGTCTACGCCGGCCTGTCGATGGGCTCCGGCGATGCGCTGATTGGCCTCAACCCGGCCATCGATACCGTGGACAACATCAGCGCCACCCTGCACCACCTCGACACGCTGCGCCGCGAGACCGGCGCACCGACCCAGATCTGCGTGCTCTCGCACATCAAGACCCAGCTGGCCTGCCTGGAGCGCGGCGCGCCGGTGGAGATCATGTTCCAGAGTCTGGCCGGCACCGAGCGCACACTGACCGACGAGTTCGACGTCACCGTCGAGCTGCTCGACCATGCCTACTCGGTGATGGCCGAGCACGGCCCGCTGGCGGCCAGCGCCGAGAACGTCATGTACTTCGAGACCGGCCAGGGCAGCGAGCTGACCTACAACAAGCACGAAGGCATCGACATGGCCACCTGCGAGGCGCTGTGCTACGGCCTGGCGCGACGCTACTCGCCGTTCATGGTCAACAACGTCACCGGCTTCATCGGCCCGGAGACCCACCTCGACAACTTCGAGATGACCTATTCGTGCCTGCAGGATCATTTCATGGGCAAGCTGCTCGGCCTGCCCATGGGCATGGCGCCGTGCTTCACCCTGCATTCGCAGGTCACCGCCGAAGGCCAGCAGATGGCCACCGAACTGCTCGCCGCCGCCGGTGCCAATTTCTTCATGGACGTGTACCTGGGCAACGACCGCATGCTCGCCTACTTCGATACCAGCGGCCACGACGACCAGACCCTGCGCGAGGTGCACGAGCTGAAACCGGCGCCGGAGTACCTGGCCTGGGCCCTGCAGCGCGGCATCTTCAGCCTGGACGAACACGAGCAGCTGCAGCGCGGGCCGAACTGGGGCAATCCGCGGCAGTTCTGCCATTCCGACCTCGACTATCAGCGCCTGCTGGAATCGGTGCCGGCCGCCTACGGCTTCGACAATGCCGGGCCGCGCCCAAGCAACCGGGTGGCGCGCACCCTGCGCGGCAACCAGGCGGTGGCGCGCCAGGCGATCTACGCCGACCTGCGCCCCGAGGAACTCGGTTTCGCCACCAACGGCCTGCCCGCACCGCGCCTGCTGGCCACCCGCGCCAGCAGCCGCGAGCAACACCTGGGCAACCCCGAGCTCGGTGCCCAGCTCGCCGACCACGCACTGGCCCGCCTGCAGGCCGAACACAACGATGTGCAGGTAGTGATTTCCGATGGCCTCAGTGCCGAGGCGGTGCACCACAACATGGCCGAGCTGCTGCCGGTGCTGTTCGACGGTCTGGCCAGCCAGGCGCTGCGCGTCGGCCGCACCGTGCTCGCGCCCTACGGCCGGGTCAAACTGGCCGAAGCGGTCGGCGAGACACTGCAGGCGCGCCTGGTGATCATGCTGATCGGCGAGCGCCCCGGCGGCGACGCCCTGGCCTCGCGCAGCCTGTCC includes:
- the eutB gene encoding ethanolamine ammonia-lyase subunit EutB produces the protein MRPLVPLDTIILPTPQAEQTYDILMLQRAFRFHGLKRLLGAADISKAGERVAGLAAVDEVEREAARAILSGLTLQHLFDHPLTDAQGRIDSVMRINYQIDHTVFAEIAALTLGELKDRLLAAKGPEIRRIGSGLTGVMAAAVAKLLDVHELILLAKRLKHGAAARARTLVGLPGTLSSRLQPNHPTDNLAGMSLLVYAGLSMGSGDALIGLNPAIDTVDNISATLHHLDTLRRETGAPTQICVLSHIKTQLACLERGAPVEIMFQSLAGTERTLTDEFDVTVELLDHAYSVMAEHGPLAASAENVMYFETGQGSELTYNKHEGIDMATCEALCYGLARRYSPFMVNNVTGFIGPETHLDNFEMTYSCLQDHFMGKLLGLPMGMAPCFTLHSQVTAEGQQMATELLAAAGANFFMDVYLGNDRMLAYFDTSGHDDQTLREVHELKPAPEYLAWALQRGIFSLDEHEQLQRGPNWGNPRQFCHSDLDYQRLLESVPAAYGFDNAGPRPSNRVARTLRGNQAVARQAIYADLRPEELGFATNGLPAPRLLATRASSREQHLGNPELGAQLADHALARLQAEHNDVQVVISDGLSAEAVHHNMAELLPVLFDGLASQALRVGRTVLAPYGRVKLAEAVGETLQARLVIMLIGERPGGDALASRSLSAYLALRLDARDQADAARFNGNPRIAWEYTVISNIYRAGLPPLEAGSVIAEKALQILRYGAAGNRLEHLLKQHAA